ccacaaaatgggagaaaatacttgcaaatcatataGCTGATAAGGGTCTAATGTTAAGAATATATAGAGAGCGCTTACAACTGaacaatacaaagacaacccaattaaaaatgggcaaaggatttgagtagagatatttctctgaagaagatacacagtggccaacaaacacatgaagagATGCTTGGCTGGacgcattggctcatgcctgtaatctagcacttttgGAAGttggaggcgggcagattgcttgagcccaggagttcaagaccagcctgggtgacatggcaaaaccccatttctacaaaaaaaaatacaaaaattagctgggaatggtggtgcatgcctgtagtcccagctactagggagactgaggtgggaggatcacttgcgcctaGGAGGCTgatgctgtagtgagccgtgatggcaccactgcactccagcctgggtgagagggcaagaccctgctttaaaaaaaaaaaaaaaaaaaaggcttagcatcattaatcattaggggaGTGCAAATGAAAATCACTTCATCCACTAAAAAGTGGCTCTAAGGCCGGATgtcatggcttatgcctgtaaaatccaagcactttaggagtctgaggtgggagggttgacTGAgcaaccaggagtttgagaacagccttggcaacatggtgaaatactgtctctacttaaaaaaaaaagaaagaaaaaaagaaaaaaattgatttgaaaGTAGATATAAAAAGGATTTTTGGCTAAAATACAGACAATAAAAGCATCAGTGAGGATGTAAGGAAACTGGaattctcatacattgctagtggggAGGTAAAATGATACAACCACTTTGTAAAACAGTTTGGTAGCTCCTCAGAGTTAAATATAGGCccactgtggtggctcacacttctaatcccagaattttgggtgGCTAAtgaaggaggactgcttgagcccaagattttgagaccagcctgggcaacaaggcaggATGCTGTctcgaccaaaaaaaaaaaaaaaaaaaaaaattagccagaccacgtggcacaagcctgtaatctcagctccttgggaggctacagcgtgagaatcacttgaacccaggaggttgaggctgcagtgagctgtgatcctaccactgcattccaacctgggtgaaagagcaagaccttgtctccaaaaaaggaaaaaaaaaattttttttaacatagagtTAAtgtatgactcagcaattctacttttaggtatatacccaggagaatggaaaacatatgttcatataaaaacttgtatacagggaccaggcgtggtggttcatgcctataatgttggcactttgggagatagaggtgggtggatcgtgtgaggtcaggagttcgagaccagcctaaccaatatggtaaaaccctatctctactaaaattacaaaaattagctgggtgtgttggtgtacatctgtagtcccagctactcaggaggctgaagcaggagaattgcttgaacccgggaggcagaggttggagtgagccaagatcacaccatttaactccagcttgggcaacagagcgagactccatctcaaaaattaacaaaaattaaaaattaaaaaataaaaacttgtacacaaaacCTCactcatagcagcattactcataatagtcaaaaagaaTCACTCCAAGTGTTCATCCattataaatagattttaaaatgtgggataTATCTATAtagtagaatattatttagccccCCACCACcctcagcaacaacaaaaaaacacatgaatcACTTccaggcatgatagcacatgtctgtaatcccagcactttgggaggctaaggtaggaggatcccttgaggccaggtgtttgagatcagcctaagcaacatagccagacaccatctttacaaaaaacataaaaattaggcagatgtaatagcatgcacctgtagtcccaggaggattgcttgtgcccaagagtttgaggctgcagtgagctatgattatgtcaTATGCTCTCCATTTATGTTTATGATATGTTTATGATATGATATgatactgcattccagcctattAGTCACTGCActattagatagtggtgatggttgtacaactttttgaatatactaaaaaaccgTGAATTGTATACTTTTAGAGGGTAGCTTTTAGAGGATGTAAACtataccacaattaaaaattatatatggccgggtacggtggctcatgcctgtaatcccagcactttgggaggccaaggcgggtggatcacaaggtcaagagatcgagaccatcctggtcaacatggtgaaaccccgtctctattaaaagtacaaaaaaaaaaaaattagctgggcacggtggcacgtgcctgtaatcccagctactcaggaggctgaggcagtagaattgcctgaatccaggaggcggaggttgtggtgagccgagatcccaccaatgcactccagcctgggtaacaagagcgaaactccgtctcaaaaaaaaaaaaaaaaaaaaaaaaaaaaaaaaaaatatatatatatatatatatatatatatatatatatatatgacttacATTATATTTTATGGAACAATATTATTCCAGACTATGAACCCTGAAGCCAGGAGCCAAGAGGTATCATGATAAAGTCTCTGGGTAGTGATTCCACAGCAGAGGGCCTGGTCTCCTGTTCCACCTCGCAGATCCCAGCCCACTTGTTCTTTCCCTGGTAGCCAAGGAGCTATGATGTGGGGTTTCATCACACTGGCTCTGTGGCTCCATAGGGATGGCAGAAGCATCACTGACCTTATTCCCCAGGTTCAGGACACTCTGATGCTGGCAGACAAGCCCTTCTTGCTGGTGCTGGAGGAAGATGGCACAATTGTAGAGACAGAAGAGTACTTCCAAGCCCTGGCAGGGGATACAGTGTTCATGGTCCTCCAGAAGGGGCAGAAATGGCAGCCCCCATCAGAACAGGTGAGGTCCCACTTGTCAGGGGAGAAAATCAGGACCCTGGGAGAAATCTTCAAGGGGTGCTAACCATCTGCTTGTCTCCACACAGGGGACTAGGTACCAACTGTCCCTCTCCCATAAGCCTGCCAAGAAGATTGATGTGGCCCGTGTTACCTTTGACTTGTACAAGCTGAACCCACAGGACTTCATTGGCTGCCTGAACGTGAAGGCGACATTTTATGATACGTACTCCCTTTCCTACGATCTGCACTGCTATGGGGCCAGACGCATCGTGAAGTGAGTGAATTGGGATTTGGTGGGGACAGGGCAGGTACAGGCAATGGGAGAGCCCCTGTCTGTTCACGTGGACTCAGCCTGGGTCTGACATTGGTGCTGACAAAGCATAGCCTGTAACAGACAACACGGAGCCTGATGGGTTCTTGAAGTGCTGTGGATGACACTGGCGTGTGACCAAGGGCCACACATGTTCCTCCTGGTAGAACCTggatgcattttgtttttatgactACCTTAgcaactacatttttaaattgaaaataggaAGTTTTCCTAAGTAGTATTctagtcaatttttaaaaaatgaacatgcgttggccaagcatggtgactcacacctgtgatcccagcactttgggaggccaaggcaggtggatcacttgagatctggagtctgagaccagcctggtcaacatggcaaaacccgatctctacaaaaatacaaaaattagccaggcatggtggtgcatgcctgtaacctcaactactcaagaggctgaggcaggagaattgcttgaacctgggaggcggagtttgcagtgagctgagattgtgccactgaactccagccaggacaacagagcatgactctgtctcaaaataagaaaaaaaaagtagtacgtgtgaaagattttttttttttttttttttttttttttttgagatggagtttcgctcttgttacccaggctggagtgcaatggcgcggtctcggctcaccgcaacctccgcctcctgggttcaggcaattctcctgcctcagcctcctcagtagctgggattacaggcatgtgccaccatgcccagctaattttttgtatttttagtagagacagggtttcaccatgttgaccaggatggtctcgatctcttgaccttgtgatccacctgccttggcctcccaaagtgctgggattacaggcttgagccaccgcgcccggcatacgTGTCAAAGATTTAATGGGATTCATTAATTAATGAGAGAACTAGCAAGAAGTTACAATCGGTTCAAAGGAGAATTCAAAATTTCATACATATATAGGTCCAGCAAGAATGATGAGATAGGCTGGGTGGAGTGGATCttacctggaatcccagtactttgggaggtcaaggaaggaggatctcttgagcccaggagtttgagagcctgggaaacatagtgagaccctgtctctaccacacttgcacacacatgtgcacactcaCACAAAATGTTAGGAGTGGTAgtctgtgcctataatcccagctaggtggtaggattgcttgagcccaggagtttgaggctgcagtgggctgtgtactccagcctgggcaacagagtgagactttgtctctaaaaagaagaaaaaaagagatgaatgtatatatacaaaattgaGTTATTTCCCCCATGGGGATGGGAGGGATGAAATAATCTTTCCTCCATAAGACGGAATTAATTTGCAAGTCTTATGGACCAGAGTCATTTgtattatataataaacttttcttaaaactTATTTTGACAGTCTAACCAAGTGTTGCAGGCGGCATGAGAATATGTGAGGTCATGAGCCAAGTGCCGTCATGGTGATGTTTCCCAAATTCGGCTGCTCCGGTGGCACGCTAGGGCATCCTTACCTGTTGGGTGGATGTAGCCACCAAAGCTGAAGTGATGGAATCAGTCCAAAGCTGCAAAGCTTGCGAGCAGCAGAGCATGACCGCTGGTCCATCTTTCCAATTAGAGTCTATTCTTCCCCAATTCCTTCATTCAGTATTTCCTGAGTGCCCACTGTGTGCCTGGCCCTATGCTGTAACTACAGATTCAGAGATGAACAAAATACCAGAacaagttccatgagggcaggactTTCTGTGGCCTCCAGTACCTTGATAAATGCTGACATGCAGTAGTTGTTTAAATGACGGTGGAATAAATGAAGACACAGGTGATCTCTATTCACATGGGCCTCCTGAGAAATCC
The genomic region above belongs to Saimiri boliviensis isolate mSaiBol1 chromosome 8, mSaiBol1.pri, whole genome shotgun sequence and contains:
- the CIDEC gene encoding lipid transferase CIDEC isoform X3; this translates as MLADKPFLLVLEEDGTIVETEEYFQALAGDTVFMVLQKGQKWQPPSEQGTRYQLSLSHKPAKKIDVARVTFDLYKLNPQDFIGCLNVKATFYDTYSLSYDLHCYGARRIVKEALRWALFSMQTTGHVLLGTSCYLQQLLNATEEGQPPKDKASSLIPPCLKILQ